The Rhododendron vialii isolate Sample 1 chromosome 5a, ASM3025357v1 genome contains a region encoding:
- the LOC131327263 gene encoding lysine-specific demethylase JMJ25-like isoform X4, which translates to MRGKDRGENSDTGIGRSTRARVMVNVSGYGDEEDDEGSRKKGRRRRRKSNGVGRVPKKKGGNDEEARDGGGKTDEQGNLIEAKKKGSDEEEDGNSDPANGSGTTSQFGRKVSRASREEKEDTKRHRAGSKTDEQGVFIESNMCHQCQRNDKGRVVRCTSCKTKRYCVPCMNTWYPKMTEEDFANACPVCQYKCNCKSCLRLEVPFKFLKKSDLVLEDEEKIQHARYILQTLLPFLKDFHREQLREKEIEAKIQDLSLSDTKVQIADCPEDERAYCDNCQTSIVDFHRSCPHCYYDLCLICCREFRDGNLRGGEEEVVMKYIDHGLSYLHGGNDKEKSVTRKSCRRKIGKDKNLECRQKSGEDLEGRQKSGKDLEGSQKSCEDLEGSHLPSLRKTETSDIPAGPSSMDDVKLTFEWKANENGSIPCPPVRMGGCGCGNLKLKCLYREDWVARLLMKVEEIANSNDLTDGPESSSLVCRCSNEAGEIDVFNNNLRKASSRENSADNYLFCPAARDIQCEDLKHFQWHWRKGEPVIVSDVLGTTSGLSWDPMVMWRAFRQIKNVKYGQLLDVTALNCLDWCEVEVNVHKFFRGYLGGLSDGEGWPQILKLKAWPPSSLFEERLPRHNAEFISCLPFKHYSHPCDGFLNLATKLPKHSLTPDLGPKTYIAYGVVQELGRGDSVTKLHCDMSDAVNVLTHTAAVMLNPENNATIEKLKQQHIAQDQREIFQNGQILDPTVEEKCVPSCMENHVSISSEIELDTTFTAELFDSHDNPKGCEVTIVDAACQQHVQNGTSVLKDQEYTSGSKVEDFGGVKEEAKDASICSTYSRSKISLRGRKRKSGTSYPGLARKRKKGSAEFAVSESLIGENTFTGERMEGNGEMELRESKAEMGPAVQQSISEASDTTEKAKGDCDEVVDCCGVAYFGKDFEGLEDADGGAVWDIFRRQDVPKLQEYLRRHFREFRHFHCCPLQQVVHPIHDQTFYLTLEHKRRLKEEYGIEPWTFVQKLGDAVFIPAGCPHQFRNLKSCIKVALDFVSPENVQECIRLTEEFRILPKNHRAKEDKLEVLVF; encoded by the exons ATGAGAGGGAAAGACCGAGGGGAGAACAGCGATACGGGGATAGGGAGGTCTACTAGGGCTAGGGTTATGGTTAATGTATCAGGATATGGCGATGAAGAGGATGATGAGGGGAGTAGGAAGAAGGGAAGGCGGAGGAGAAGGAAGTCGAATGGCGTGGGTAGGGTTCCGAAAAAGAAAGGGGGAAACGATGAGGAAGCCCGGGATGGTGGTGGGAAGACGGATGAACAA GGGAATTTGATAGAggcaaaaaagaaaggaagtgaTGAGGAAGAGGATGGTAACTCTGATCCTGCAAATGGGAGTGGCACAACGAGTCAGTTTGGtcgcaaggtttcaagagcttcaagggaagaaaaggaagataCCAAGCGACACAGGGCTGGTTCGAAGACTGATGAACAA GGGGTTTTCATAGAGTCAAATATGTGTCATCAGTGCCAGAGGAATGACAAAGGAAGGGTTGTTCGGTGCACCAGTTGCAAGACAAAGAGATATTGTGTTCCCTGCATGAATACATG GTATCCGAAGATGACGGAGGAGGATTTTGCCAATGCTTGTCCTGTTTGTCAATACAAGTGCAATTGCAAGTCTTGCTTGCGTTTGGAAGTGCCATTCAAA TTCCTGAAGAAGTCAGATCTGGTGCTTGAGGATGAAGAAAAAATTCAGCACGCCAGATACATTTTACAGACACTACTTCCATTTCTCAAAGATTTCCACAGGGAACAATTGAGGGAGAAGGAGATTGAGGCTAAGATTCAAG ATTTATCATTGTCAGACACGAAGGTACAAATTGCTGACTGCCCTGAAGATGAGCGTGCCTATTG CGACAATTGCCAAACTTCTATCGTTGACTTTCACAGAAGCTGTCCACACTGTTATTATGACCTGTGCCTTATTTGTTGCCGGGAGTTCCGTGATGGCAACCTACGGGGAGGTGAGGAGGAAGTTGTCATGAAGTACATTGACCATGGACTGTCTTACTTGCATGGTGGGAATGATAAAGAGAAGAGTGTTACGCGGAAGAGTTGTAGGCGGAAGATTGGCAAAGACAAAAACCTTGAGTGTAGGCAGAAGAGCGGTGAGGACCTTGAGGGTAGGCAGAAAAGCGGTAAGGACCTTGAGGGTAGCCAGAAGAGTTGTGAGGACCTTGAGGGTAGCCATTTGCCGTCTTTAAGGAAAACAGAAACTTCAGATATACCTGCCGGGCCGAGCAGCATGGACGATGTTAAGTTAACATTTGAGTGGAAAGCCAATGAAAATGGTAGCATTCCTTGTCCTCCAGTAAGGATGGGTGGTTGCGGTTGTGGAAACTTGAAATTGAAGTGTCTGTATCGAGAAGATTGGGTCGCTCGGTTGTTGATGAAGGTAGAAGAGATCGCTAACTCAAATGACCTTACTGATGGGCCTGAAAGCTCTTCACTAGTGTGCCGCTGTTCCAATGAGGCGGGTGAAATTGACGTGTTTAATAACAATTTAAGGAAAGCATCTTCTCGAGAAAATTCTGCTGACAACTATTTGTTCTGTCCAGCTGCCAGAGATATCCAATGCGAGGATTTGAAACATTTCCAGTGGCATTGGCGTAAAGGTGAGCCTGTGATTGTCAGCGACGTGCTTGGAACTACTTCTGGTTTGAGCTGGGATCCGATGGTTATGTGGCGTGCGTTCCGTCAGATAAAAAATGTCAAATATGGCCAGCTTTTAGATGTGACTGCCCTTAATTGTTTGGATTGGTGCGAG GTTGAGGttaatgtccataaattttttcGAGGCTACCTAGGGGGTTTATCTGATGGTGAAGGGTGGCCTCAGATTCTTAAGTTGAAAGCCTGGCCCCCGTCGAGCTTATTTGAGGAACGATTGCCTCGACATAATGCTGAGTTCATCAGTTGCTTGCCTTTTAAACACTATTCACATCCTTGCGATGGCTTTCTAAATCTCGCCACAAAGTTACCCAAGCATTCTTTGACGCCAGATTTGGGACCAAAGACGTATATTGCCTATGGAGTTGTTCAGGAGCTGGGTCGTGGGGACTCTGTCACCAAGCTTCACTGCGATATGTCCGACGCG GTGAATGTCTTAACGCATACTGCAGCAGTGATGCTTAATCCGGAAAATAATGCCACAATTGAGAAGTTAAAGCAACAACATATTGCCCAGGATCAAAgggaaatttttcaaaatggtcaGATATTGGACCCAACAGTTGAGGAGAAGTGTGTGCCATCATGTATGGAGAACCATGTTTCAATTTCCTCCGAAATTGAGTTGGATACAACTTTTACTGCTGAATTATTTGATAGTCATGATAACCCGAAGGGTTGTGAAGTTACTATTGTTGATGCAGCTTGCCAGCAACATGTGCAAAATGGTACATCTGTGCTAAAGGACCAAGAGTATACATCAGGATCAAAGGTAGAAGATTTTGGGGGTGTGAAGGAAGAAGCCAAAGACGCTAGTATTTGTTCTACCTACTCAAGGAGCAAGATAAGTCTACGTGGTAGAAAGAGGAAGAGTGGAACATCTTATCCAGGTTTGGCGAGGAAGCGTAAGAAGGGAAGTGCTGAATTTGCTGTTTCAGAATCTCTAATAGGGGAAAATACTTTCACTGGTGAAAGAATGGAAGGAAATGGTGAAATGGAATTGAGAGAGAGTAAGGCTGAGATGGGTCCTGCTGTCCAGCAAAGCATATCTGAAGCTTCTGACACAACTGAAAAGGCAAAAGGGGATTGTGATGAAGTTGTGGATTGCTGTGGGGTGGCATATTTTGGAAAGGATTTCGAAGGATTGGAAGATGCAGATGGAGGTGCTGTTTGGGATATCTTCCGACGACAAGATGTTCCCAAGTTACAGGAATATCTTAGGAGACACTTCAGGGAGTTCAGGCATTTTCATTGTTGTCCATTGCAGCAG GTTGTGCACCCAATTCATGACCAAACATTTTATTTGACTCTGGAACACAAAAGGAGGCTCAAGGAGGAATATG GGATTGAGCCGTGGACTTTTGTGCAAAAACTTGGAGATGCAGTCTTTATTCCAGCTGGCTGTCCGCATCAATTTAGAAATCTGAAG